From Nicotiana tabacum cultivar K326 chromosome 15, ASM71507v2, whole genome shotgun sequence, the proteins below share one genomic window:
- the LOC107766896 gene encoding eukaryotic translation initiation factor 2 subunit gamma-like yields MSRKGLMEQELSKLDVTKLHPLSPEVISRQATINIGTIGHVAHGKSTVVKAISGVQTVRFKNELERNITIKLGYANAKIYKCEEDRCPRPMCYKAYGSGKEDSPMCDVPGFENCRMKLLRHVSFVDCPGHDILMATMLNGAAIMDGALLLIAANESCPQPQTSEHLAAVEIMRLQHIIILQNKVDLVQENVAINQHEAIQKFIQGTVADGAPVVPISAQLKYNIDVVAEYIVKKIPIPERNFISPPNMIVIRSFDVNKPGFEVDDIRGGVAGGSILKGVLKVNQLIEVRPGIVVKDESGNIKCTPIYSRIVSLFAEQNELQFAVPGGLIGVGTTMDPTLTRADRLVGQVLGEVGSLPEVFVELEVNFFLLRRLLGVRTKDSERQGKVSKLAKGEILMLNIGSMSTGARVVAVKNVFAKLQLTSPVCTSKGEKIALSRRIEKHWRLIGWGQIQAGITLDVPPCPV; encoded by the exons ATGTCTCGAAAAGGACTGATGGAGCAGGAACTGAGCAAGTTGGATGTGACAAAGCTGCATCCACTTTCACCAGAGGTTATTTCTCGTCAGGCTACAATAAATATTG GTACCATTGGCCATGTGGCTCATGGGAAATCAACAGTGGTAAAAGCTATATCTGGCGTGCAG ACTGTTCGTTTTAAAAATGAGctagaaagaaacatcacaattAAGCTTGGATATGCTAATGCTAAGATATATAAATGTGAAGAAGATCGCTGCCCTAGACCCATGTGCTACAA GGCATATGGAAGTGGAAAAGAAGACAGTCCAATGTGTGATGTCCCTGGTTTTGAGAACTGTAGGATGAAATTGCTGAGACATGTATCGTTCGTTGATTGTCCA GGTCATGATATTCTCATGGCTACGATGCTTAATGGAGCTGCAATTATGGATGGAGCTTTACTTCTAATTGCTGCTAATGAGAGCTGTCCCCAACCTCAGACTTCTGAACATTTAGCTGCTGTTGAAATTATGCGCCTCCAACACATAATAATTCTCCAAAATAAGGTTGATCTAGTTCAGGAAAATGTTGCCATTAACCAGCATGAGGCAATTCAGAAATTTATTCAG GGAACTGTTGCTGATGGTGCCCCAGTTGTACCAATCTCTGCACAATTGAAGTACAACATTGATGTTGTTGCTGAATATATTGTGAAGAAAATTCCCATTCCTGAAAGGAATTTCATTTCACCACCAAATATGATAGTCATCCGTTCATTTGATGTTAATAAACCTGGTTTTGAAGTTGATGATATCAGAGGTGGTGTTGCTGGTGGCAGTATACTGAAG GGTGTGCTGAAGGTAAATCAACTTATTGAGGTTCGTCCTGGTATTGTTGTCAAGGATGAGAGTGGCAACATTAAGTGTACCCCAATATATTCAAGAATAGTGTCATTGTTTGCTGAGCAAAACGAACTACAATTTGCTGTGCCCGGAGGCCTCATTGGAGTTGGGACAACTATGGATCCGACGCTGACTCGTGCTGATCGATTGGTGGGACAGGTTCTTGGGGAGGTCGGGTCGCTTCCTGAAGTGTTTGTTGAGCTGGAG GTAAATTTCTTTTTGCTCCGCCGTCTTCTGGGAGTGAGGACAAAGGACTCAGAAAGGCAGGGTAAAGTTTCGAAGCTGGCTAAGGGAGAAATCCTCATGCTAAACATAGGGTCTATGTCAACAGGGGCTCGTGTTGTCGCTGTAAAGAATGTCTTTGCAAAGCTGCAATTGACATCACCTGTGTGTACCAGCAAAGGTGAGAAAATTGCTCTTAGCCGAAGAATCGAGAAGCACTGGCGTCTTATTGGTTGGGGTCAAATCCAAGCTGGTATTACTCTTGATGTTCCACCTTGCCCCGTCTGA